In one window of Duganella dendranthematis DNA:
- a CDS encoding alpha/beta fold hydrolase: MSNNTQDQVSLSRRSAMFSGAGAAVAAVAVPLAALAGGSAEAAPVAAGKGPVTKTASTITTRDGVEIYYKDWGPRNGQPVVLSHGWPLNADSWESAAFFLANNGFRVITHDRRGHGRSSQPWDGNNMDHYADDLAKVIEALNLNNIILAGFSTGGGEVARYVGRHGTKRIAKLGLISAVPPLMLKTADNPDGTPLEVFDGIRAASIKDRGQLYLDLASGPFYNYNRPGAKPSQGIIQAWYAQGMQGGFKNTYDSIKAFSETDFREDLKKFDKPTLIIHGEDDQIVPIKAAGIASAKIVKHAKLITYPGAPHGLTDTHKEKFNNDFLAFAKS; this comes from the coding sequence ATGAGCAACAATACCCAAGACCAAGTTAGCCTGTCCCGTCGTTCCGCAATGTTCAGTGGCGCTGGCGCCGCGGTGGCCGCTGTTGCCGTGCCGCTGGCCGCGCTGGCCGGCGGTAGTGCAGAAGCCGCGCCAGTCGCGGCGGGCAAAGGTCCTGTGACCAAAACCGCCAGCACCATCACCACCCGCGACGGCGTCGAGATCTATTACAAAGACTGGGGCCCACGCAACGGCCAGCCAGTCGTGCTGAGCCACGGCTGGCCGCTGAATGCGGACAGCTGGGAATCGGCAGCGTTCTTCCTGGCCAATAACGGCTTCCGCGTGATTACCCACGACCGCCGCGGCCACGGCCGTTCCAGCCAGCCTTGGGACGGCAACAACATGGACCACTACGCCGACGACTTGGCGAAAGTGATCGAAGCGCTGAACCTGAACAACATCATCCTGGCCGGCTTCTCGACCGGCGGCGGCGAAGTGGCGCGGTATGTGGGCCGTCACGGCACCAAGCGCATCGCCAAGCTGGGCCTGATTTCGGCAGTGCCGCCGCTGATGCTGAAAACCGCCGACAATCCGGACGGCACGCCGCTGGAAGTATTCGATGGCATCCGCGCCGCTTCGATCAAGGACCGTGGCCAGCTGTATCTGGACCTGGCCTCCGGCCCGTTCTACAACTACAACCGTCCTGGCGCCAAACCATCGCAAGGCATCATCCAGGCCTGGTATGCACAGGGTATGCAAGGTGGCTTCAAAAACACCTACGACTCGATCAAAGCCTTCTCGGAAACCGACTTCCGCGAAGACCTGAAAAAGTTCGACAAGCCGACTCTGATCATCCACGGTGAAGACGACCAGATCGTGCCGATCAAAGCCGCCGGCATCGCCTCGGCCAAGATCGTCAAACACGCCAAGCTGATCACCTATCCAGGTGCGCCACACGGTTTGACCGACACGCACAAAGAGAAGTTCAACAACGACTTCCTGGCCTTCGCCAAATCGTAA
- a CDS encoding dienelactone hydrolase family protein yields the protein MTRKTAADFDPEVLKLFDQYVHGGISRRGFLSSATRYAVGGTTAASLLATLSPSFAAPLVTPDDKRITARYVELPSPQGNGKVRGYLVSPAGAKGKLPTVLVVHENRGLNPHIEDIARRLALDGFIAFAPDALFPLGGYPGDEDKARDLFGKLDQPKTRADFVAAARWLQQQPEGNGKLGVVGFCYGGGIANYLATQLPDLLAAVPFYGAQPKAEDAAHIKAHLLIHDAGKDERIRAGWPAYEKALKEAGVHYEYHVYPGVEHGFNNDTTPRYDEAAAKLAWQRTVDFLRARLA from the coding sequence ATGACCCGCAAGACCGCCGCCGATTTTGATCCGGAAGTTCTCAAGCTATTCGACCAGTACGTGCACGGTGGCATCAGCCGCCGTGGTTTCCTGTCGTCCGCCACCCGTTATGCGGTGGGCGGCACCACGGCGGCCAGTCTGCTGGCCACGCTGAGCCCGAGCTTTGCGGCGCCGCTGGTCACGCCGGACGACAAGCGCATCACCGCCCGCTATGTCGAGCTGCCATCGCCGCAGGGCAATGGCAAGGTGCGCGGCTATCTGGTCTCGCCGGCCGGCGCCAAGGGCAAGCTGCCGACGGTGCTGGTGGTGCACGAGAACCGCGGCCTCAATCCCCATATCGAAGACATTGCGCGCCGCCTGGCGCTGGACGGGTTTATCGCCTTCGCGCCGGACGCGCTGTTCCCGCTGGGCGGCTATCCGGGTGACGAAGACAAGGCGCGCGATTTGTTCGGCAAGCTGGACCAGCCGAAGACGCGCGCCGATTTCGTCGCCGCCGCGCGCTGGCTGCAACAGCAGCCGGAGGGCAACGGCAAGCTAGGTGTGGTGGGCTTCTGCTACGGCGGCGGCATCGCCAACTATCTGGCGACACAGCTGCCGGATCTGCTGGCGGCCGTGCCCTTCTACGGCGCTCAGCCGAAGGCGGAAGATGCGGCGCACATCAAGGCCCATCTGCTGATCCACGATGCCGGCAAGGACGAACGCATCCGCGCCGGCTGGCCGGCCTACGAAAAAGCCTTGAAGGAAGCCGGCGTGCACTACGAGTACCACGTCTATCCCGGCGTTGAGCACGGCTTCAACAATGACACCACGCCGCGCTACGACGAGGCGGCCGCCAAGCTGGCTTGGCAGCGCACGGTCGACTTCTTGCGCGCCCGCCTGGCATAA
- a CDS encoding TonB-dependent receptor, which yields MKLKYCCLMLLASTQVYADDSPQKVVVNGQTDVEASRDFVAGKLIISRKTLEDSGQQSVGDALRREPAITVGKNGMLGLLGLPGYTQMLVDGQPNFSAIDPAAMDLAQVEKIEIIKSATAATGPFGIAGTINIIRRKAARKAMTQLRAGGTTASGYGGANAMLMSNQLPSNLPLSYNFMLNASSRTTPSAEQYQQTQSLGTAAPTPQLRGESTGVNRMETLLASSDIAWTANPEHKLSISPEATYFGVETRGQEQRLWVDSSTLSIARQQRDRLTSVGLPLGWDWTVSPHSSLSMKARLNRTRRTTTGQRMEDWSTEGDHLRAQDQDRDMTNRFLDLTFKTAFSSSHDFSAGMKLIRNDSDIDYTDLIDGQPDLSQAVLGTSNHTRVEQHQFFAQDEWRVSKNLSVNLGLSTERRTHELDEGNVHNNPRFSIWSPSGHVAYKIGGDSKRQLRASVARTFQAPETGQLLLHPSINPLAPCYDRALCGANTLDTADSAGNPYLLPERSMGINLSYAHGLGAASEAKIEFYTRDIRHKIGTELALENVAWASVPRYVIRPANLGDARLRGINLEGRLAMRDLWKTAPNLDWQGSVGYAHSELRDLPGPDNRLEGQLPWRAKLGVGYGLADMPVKLNLDANWLPGDWFRNNLTQRTYQSRRFTLNANANWKVNATQRLVVSVDNLLANDSNSINEYYGANQALRRYSSNDAYTRFSVRLEMSL from the coding sequence ATGAAGCTGAAATATTGCTGCCTGATGCTGCTGGCATCGACGCAGGTGTACGCGGATGATAGTCCGCAAAAAGTGGTGGTGAATGGTCAGACCGATGTGGAAGCGAGCCGCGATTTCGTTGCCGGCAAACTCATCATCAGCCGCAAGACGCTGGAGGATAGTGGCCAGCAAAGCGTCGGCGATGCGCTGCGGCGCGAGCCGGCCATCACCGTCGGCAAGAACGGCATGCTGGGGCTGCTCGGCCTGCCGGGCTACACGCAGATGCTGGTCGACGGCCAACCGAACTTCAGCGCCATCGATCCGGCTGCGATGGATCTGGCGCAGGTGGAAAAGATCGAGATCATCAAGTCGGCCACTGCGGCGACCGGGCCGTTCGGCATTGCCGGCACCATCAATATCATTCGCCGCAAGGCCGCGCGCAAGGCGATGACGCAGTTGCGCGCCGGCGGCACCACGGCGTCCGGCTACGGCGGCGCCAATGCGATGCTGATGAGCAATCAGCTGCCGTCCAATCTGCCGTTGAGCTACAACTTTATGCTGAACGCGAGCAGCCGCACCACGCCCAGCGCCGAACAGTATCAGCAGACACAGAGCCTGGGCACGGCCGCGCCAACGCCGCAATTGCGCGGCGAAAGCACCGGCGTTAATCGCATGGAAACCCTGCTGGCCAGCAGCGATATCGCCTGGACCGCCAATCCCGAGCACAAGCTGTCGATCAGCCCGGAGGCAACCTATTTCGGCGTCGAGACACGGGGGCAGGAACAGCGGCTGTGGGTCGATAGCAGCACCTTGTCCATCGCACGGCAGCAGCGCGATCGCCTGACGTCCGTCGGCTTGCCGCTTGGCTGGGACTGGACCGTCAGCCCGCACAGCAGCCTGTCGATGAAGGCGCGCCTCAACCGCACGCGCAGGACCACCACCGGCCAGCGCATGGAAGACTGGTCAACCGAGGGCGATCACTTGCGCGCGCAAGACCAGGACCGCGATATGACCAACCGCTTCCTTGACCTGACCTTCAAGACGGCATTCAGCAGCAGCCACGATTTCTCCGCCGGCATGAAGCTGATCCGCAACGACAGCGATATCGATTACACCGACCTGATCGACGGCCAACCCGACCTCAGCCAGGCCGTGCTGGGCACCAGCAACCACACGCGCGTGGAGCAGCATCAGTTTTTCGCCCAAGATGAATGGCGTGTGAGCAAGAACCTGTCCGTCAATCTGGGGCTGTCCACCGAGCGCCGCACGCACGAGCTGGACGAGGGCAATGTGCACAACAACCCGCGCTTCAGCATCTGGTCGCCATCGGGGCACGTGGCGTACAAGATTGGCGGCGACAGCAAACGCCAACTGCGCGCTTCGGTGGCCCGCACCTTCCAGGCGCCCGAAACCGGCCAGCTGCTGCTGCATCCGAGCATCAACCCGCTGGCGCCCTGCTATGACCGCGCTCTGTGCGGCGCCAATACGCTGGACACGGCTGACAGCGCCGGCAATCCGTATTTGCTGCCGGAACGTTCGATGGGCATCAACCTGTCCTATGCCCACGGCCTGGGCGCCGCCAGCGAAGCAAAGATCGAGTTCTACACGCGCGATATCAGGCACAAGATCGGCACTGAACTGGCGCTGGAAAACGTCGCCTGGGCGAGCGTGCCGCGCTATGTGATACGTCCTGCCAACCTGGGCGACGCCAGGCTGCGCGGCATCAATCTGGAAGGCCGCCTGGCGATGCGCGATCTGTGGAAGACGGCGCCGAATCTGGATTGGCAAGGCAGCGTCGGCTACGCACATTCCGAACTGCGCGATCTGCCGGGGCCGGATAACCGTCTGGAGGGCCAGCTGCCATGGCGCGCCAAGCTGGGCGTCGGCTATGGTCTCGCCGATATGCCGGTCAAGTTGAACCTGGACGCCAACTGGCTGCCCGGCGACTGGTTCCGCAACAACCTGACGCAGCGCACCTACCAGTCCAGACGCTTCACGCTGAACGCCAACGCCAACTGGAAGGTCAACGCCACGCAGCGCCTGGTCGTCAGCGTCGACAATCTGCTGGCGAATGACAGCAACAGCATCAACGAGTACTACGGCGCCAACCAGGCGCTGCGCCGCTACAGCAGTAACGATGCATACACGCGCTTCTCGGTGCGGCTGGAAATGAGTCTGTAG
- a CDS encoding ClpXP protease specificity-enhancing factor, whose amino-acid sequence MSEISTKPYLLRAIYEWCTDSGYTPYLAVKVDAGTTVPMEYVKKGEIVLNISFGATSGLKMDNDSIRFHARFGGVSREIYVPVNNVMAIYANENGQGMAFEPQLGQSSAPATEAVDDAPAAPAAPVLSAVPSASPDVKTEPPAPPGDDTDPPKKGGRPTLTRIK is encoded by the coding sequence ATGTCTGAAATCTCAACCAAGCCCTACCTGCTGCGCGCCATCTATGAATGGTGCACGGACAGCGGCTACACCCCCTATCTGGCCGTCAAAGTCGACGCCGGCACCACGGTGCCGATGGAATACGTCAAAAAGGGCGAAATCGTGCTCAACATCAGCTTCGGCGCCACCTCGGGCCTGAAGATGGACAACGACAGCATCCGCTTCCACGCCCGCTTCGGCGGCGTCTCGCGCGAAATCTACGTGCCGGTCAACAACGTGATGGCGATCTACGCCAACGAAAACGGCCAGGGCATGGCGTTCGAGCCGCAACTGGGCCAGTCGTCGGCGCCGGCAACGGAAGCAGTGGACGACGCGCCGGCAGCGCCGGCCGCACCGGTGTTATCGGCCGTGCCAAGCGCCTCGCCCGACGTCAAAACCGAGCCGCCAGCCCCGCCCGGCGACGACACCGACCCACCCAAAAAGGGCGGCCGTCCCACCCTTACGCGTATTAAATAG
- a CDS encoding glutathione S-transferase N-terminal domain-containing protein produces the protein MMVLYSGTTCPFSQRCRLVLFEKGMDFEVRDVDLFNKPEDISTMNPYGQVPILVERELILYESNIINEYIDERFPHPQLMPADPLMRARARLMLFNFEKELFVHVHTLESERAKGNDKSHDKARAEIRDRLTTLAPLFLKNKYMLGDEFSMLDVAVAPLLWRLDHYGIELSKTAAPLMKYAERIFSRPAYIEALTPSEKVMRR, from the coding sequence ATGATGGTTCTCTACTCGGGCACGACCTGCCCATTCTCGCAACGCTGCCGCCTGGTCCTGTTTGAAAAAGGCATGGACTTTGAAGTGCGCGATGTCGACCTGTTCAACAAACCAGAAGACATCTCGACCATGAACCCGTATGGTCAGGTGCCGATTCTGGTCGAGCGCGAACTGATCCTGTACGAATCGAACATCATCAACGAGTACATCGACGAGCGCTTCCCGCACCCGCAGCTGATGCCGGCCGATCCGCTGATGCGCGCGCGCGCCCGCCTGATGCTGTTCAACTTCGAAAAAGAACTGTTCGTCCACGTGCACACGCTGGAAAGCGAACGCGCCAAGGGCAACGACAAGAGCCACGACAAGGCGCGCGCCGAAATCCGCGACCGCCTGACCACGCTGGCGCCGCTGTTCCTGAAGAACAAGTACATGCTGGGCGACGAATTCTCGATGCTGGACGTGGCCGTCGCGCCGCTGCTGTGGCGTCTGGATCACTACGGCATCGAACTGTCGAAGACTGCCGCGCCGCTGATGAAATACGCCGAGCGCATCTTCTCGCGCCCGGCCTACATCGAAGCGCTGACGCCGTCGGAAAAGGTCATGCGCCGTTAA
- a CDS encoding cytochrome c1 yields MNFPKRLLAILALLPGLSLANEGGVALDKAPDRSNNMAALQHGAKLFVNYCLNCHNASSMRYNRLKDLGLSEEQIKANLLFTGDKVGEMMTTTMKPADAKAWFGVVPPDLSVIQRAKASGAGSGSDYLYTYLRTFYQDTTRPTGWNNLVVNNVAMPHVLWELQGVQKVVMKEVPDPHEHGKMIHQFAGFEQVTPGKLQKLEFDTAVADLVGYMEWMAEPAAQTRKKLGAVVVLFMALFAFLAWRLNASFWKEVK; encoded by the coding sequence ATGAACTTCCCGAAACGATTGCTTGCCATTCTGGCACTCTTGCCCGGCCTGTCGCTGGCCAATGAAGGCGGCGTGGCGCTCGACAAGGCGCCGGACCGCTCGAATAACATGGCGGCGCTGCAGCACGGCGCCAAACTGTTCGTCAATTACTGCTTAAACTGTCATAATGCGTCCTCGATGCGCTACAACCGCCTGAAAGACCTGGGCTTGAGCGAGGAGCAAATCAAGGCCAATCTGCTGTTTACCGGCGACAAGGTGGGGGAAATGATGACCACCACCATGAAGCCGGCCGACGCCAAAGCCTGGTTTGGCGTGGTACCGCCGGATTTATCGGTGATCCAGCGCGCCAAGGCCTCGGGCGCCGGCAGCGGCAGCGACTATCTGTACACGTATTTGCGCACCTTCTACCAGGACACCACCCGCCCGACCGGCTGGAACAACCTGGTGGTCAACAATGTGGCGATGCCGCATGTGTTGTGGGAACTGCAAGGCGTACAGAAAGTGGTTATGAAAGAAGTACCCGATCCGCACGAACACGGCAAAATGATTCATCAGTTTGCTGGATTTGAGCAGGTCACTCCGGGTAAACTGCAAAAGTTGGAATTTGACACCGCCGTGGCCGACCTGGTCGGCTACATGGAGTGGATGGCGGAGCCTGCTGCGCAGACCCGCAAAAAATTAGGTGCCGTGGTGGTATTGTTTATGGCCCTGTTCGCCTTCCTGGCATGGCGCTTGAATGCGTCGTTCTGGAAAGAGGTGAAATAA
- a CDS encoding cytochrome b yields the protein MAFKETKFPADAPAAQKALGWVDDRFPLTKLWNDQWGKYYAPKNFNFWYIFGSLAMLVLVLQIVTGIFLTMHYKPDANLAFGSVEYIMREVPWGWLVRYMHSTGASSFFIIIYLHMTRGLLYGSYRKPRELIWLFGFAIFLCLMAEAFFGYLLPWGQMSYWGAQVIVNLFGAIPFIGPDLSLWIRGDYVVSDATLNRFFAFHVIAIPLVLLGLVAAHLIALHEIGSSNPDGIEVKENLGPDGHPVDSIPSHPYYTVHDLFGVSVFLLIFSAVVFFAPEMGGYFLEYNNFLPGDSLKTPLHIAPTWYFTAFYSVLRATTADFMWVLMFFVAAYVVFVWLKSRLASLTKIIIAVIALLAIVGMLPQVLDAKFWGVVFFGSSVVILAFLPWLDKSPVKSIRYRPSWHKYVYAVFFLSFLTLGYLGTLPPTDGRTIVSQVCTLLYFSFFLFMPWWSAMGTFKKVPDRVVFHAH from the coding sequence ATGGCATTCAAGGAGACAAAATTCCCGGCCGACGCGCCGGCAGCGCAAAAAGCGCTGGGCTGGGTCGACGACCGCTTTCCGCTGACCAAGCTGTGGAATGATCAATGGGGCAAATACTACGCCCCAAAAAACTTCAATTTCTGGTACATCTTCGGCTCGCTGGCGATGCTGGTGCTGGTGCTGCAAATCGTCACCGGCATCTTCCTGACCATGCACTACAAGCCGGACGCCAACCTGGCCTTCGGCTCGGTCGAATACATCATGCGCGAGGTGCCGTGGGGCTGGCTGGTGCGCTATATGCACTCGACCGGCGCCTCGTCGTTCTTCATCATCATCTACCTGCACATGACGCGCGGCCTGCTGTACGGCTCGTACCGCAAGCCCCGTGAGCTGATCTGGCTGTTCGGTTTCGCCATCTTCCTGTGTCTGATGGCCGAAGCGTTCTTCGGCTACCTGCTGCCATGGGGCCAGATGTCGTACTGGGGCGCGCAGGTGATCGTCAACCTGTTCGGCGCCATCCCGTTCATCGGCCCCGACCTGTCACTGTGGATCCGCGGCGACTACGTGGTGTCCGACGCCACGCTGAACCGCTTCTTCGCCTTCCACGTGATCGCCATCCCGCTGGTGCTGCTGGGCCTGGTGGCGGCGCACCTGATCGCGCTGCACGAAATCGGTTCCAGCAACCCGGACGGCATCGAAGTCAAAGAAAACCTGGGCCCGGACGGCCACCCGGTCGACTCGATCCCGTCGCACCCGTACTACACGGTGCACGACCTGTTCGGCGTTTCGGTGTTCCTGCTGATCTTCAGCGCGGTGGTGTTCTTCGCGCCGGAAATGGGCGGCTACTTCCTGGAGTACAACAACTTCCTGCCGGGCGACTCGCTGAAGACCCCGCTGCACATCGCGCCGACCTGGTACTTCACCGCGTTCTACTCGGTGCTGCGCGCCACCACCGCCGACTTCATGTGGGTGCTGATGTTCTTCGTGGCCGCCTACGTGGTGTTCGTCTGGCTCAAATCGCGCCTGGCCAGCCTCACCAAGATCATCATCGCCGTGATTGCGCTGCTGGCCATCGTCGGCATGCTGCCGCAAGTGCTGGACGCCAAGTTCTGGGGCGTGGTGTTCTTCGGCTCGTCGGTGGTGATCCTGGCCTTCCTGCCGTGGCTGGACAAATCGCCGGTCAAGTCGATCCGCTACCGCCCGAGCTGGCACAAGTATGTGTACGCCGTGTTCTTCCTGTCGTTCCTGACCCTGGGCTACCTCGGCACGCTGCCGCCGACCGACGGCCGCACGATTGTTTCGCAAGTGTGCACCCTGCTGTACTTTAGCTTCTTCCTGTTCATGCCATGGTGGAGCGCCATGGGCACGTTCAAGAAGGTTCCGGACCGCGTGGTCTTCCACGCCCACTGA
- the petA gene encoding ubiquinol-cytochrome c reductase iron-sulfur subunit, with protein sequence MSNEKQVDSGRRGLLVATGAAGGVVGLATAGALVSTFQPSERAKAAGAPVEVDISTLNAGEMKTVEWRGKPVWIIKRTPEMIASLKKTDGKVADAESKRNPDEFTPEYARNEWRSRKPELMVAVGICTHLGCSPSSKFTPGPQPSLPDDWEGGFLCPCHGSTFDMAGRVFKNKPAPDNLQVPRYMFLSDTKLVIGKDEKGEA encoded by the coding sequence ATGAGTAACGAAAAGCAGGTCGATTCAGGCCGTCGCGGATTGCTGGTTGCGACCGGCGCGGCAGGCGGTGTCGTAGGTCTGGCCACCGCCGGAGCATTGGTAAGCACCTTCCAGCCGTCGGAGCGCGCGAAAGCCGCCGGCGCACCGGTCGAAGTGGATATTTCCACCCTCAACGCCGGCGAAATGAAAACCGTCGAATGGCGCGGCAAGCCGGTCTGGATCATCAAGCGCACGCCGGAAATGATCGCGTCGCTCAAAAAGACCGACGGCAAGGTCGCCGACGCCGAGTCCAAGCGCAACCCCGACGAATTCACCCCCGAATACGCCCGCAACGAATGGCGCTCGCGCAAGCCCGAGCTCATGGTGGCGGTCGGCATCTGTACCCATCTGGGCTGTTCTCCCTCGTCCAAATTCACGCCCGGCCCGCAGCCCTCGCTGCCGGACGACTGGGAAGGCGGCTTCCTCTGCCCTTGCCATGGCTCGACTTTCGACATGGCTGGCCGTGTATTTAAGAACAAACCGGCGCCGGACAATCTGCAAGTCCCGCGCTATATGTTTTTGAGCGACACCAAGCTGGTCATCGGTAAAGACGAGAAAGGCGAGGCATAA
- the mscL gene encoding large conductance mechanosensitive channel protein MscL gives MSMMKEFKEFAMKGNVVDLAVGVIIGGAFGKIVDSLVADIIMPPIGKLFGGLDFANYYIPLNGQAATLSLAEAKKLGAVFAYGNFATILLNFIILAFVIFQMVRIMNKARNLGIKRDEAAAAAVPPPPPPEDIVLLREIRDSLKK, from the coding sequence ATGTCAATGATGAAGGAATTCAAAGAATTCGCAATGAAGGGCAATGTGGTCGATCTGGCGGTCGGCGTGATCATCGGCGGCGCCTTCGGCAAGATCGTCGACTCGCTGGTGGCCGACATCATCATGCCGCCGATCGGCAAACTGTTCGGCGGACTGGACTTTGCCAACTACTACATTCCGCTGAACGGCCAGGCCGCTACCTTGAGCCTGGCGGAAGCGAAGAAACTGGGCGCCGTGTTCGCCTACGGGAATTTTGCTACTATCCTGTTGAACTTTATCATCCTGGCGTTTGTGATCTTCCAGATGGTGCGCATCATGAACAAGGCGCGCAACCTGGGCATCAAGCGCGACGAGGCGGCCGCGGCCGCCGTACCGCCGCCGCCACCGCCGGAAGATATCGTGCTGCTGCGCGAAATTCGCGATTCCCTGAAAAAATAA
- a CDS encoding Do family serine endopeptidase encodes MRRLWLLFAQTVTVVLALYFVYTAVGRERPAPVRVQQMGSTDHPAAMLEAGPSKPPLSAGGSYRAAAARAMPAVVNIITSKAPKRGKHPLLRDPFFKKFFDNRDRDDDDEESSLGSGVIVSAQGYILTNNHVVEGADEIEVVLADGRKAAAKLVGTDPETDLAVIKITLDKLPVIVLGQAEQAQVGDVVLAIGNPFGVGQTVTMGIISALGRNNLHINHFENFIQTDAAINFGNSGGALVDAGGNLLGINSAIYSQTGGSVGIGFAIPVSTAKNVMEAIIKTGHVVRGWIGVESQEITPELAASFGLQRQSGAIIAGVVRNGPADKGGIRPGDILLSVDGKPVADTNSMLNLIAQLAPGGKAKMTVLRKSKETTLDITVGKRPPNTK; translated from the coding sequence ATGCGACGACTCTGGTTATTGTTTGCGCAAACGGTGACCGTCGTATTGGCACTGTATTTCGTCTACACGGCGGTGGGCCGCGAGCGCCCGGCGCCGGTGCGCGTGCAGCAAATGGGCAGCACCGACCATCCGGCGGCGATGCTGGAGGCCGGGCCGTCCAAGCCGCCGCTGTCGGCCGGTGGCTCGTACCGGGCGGCGGCGGCGCGCGCCATGCCGGCGGTGGTCAACATCATCACCAGCAAGGCGCCCAAGCGCGGCAAGCATCCGCTGCTGCGCGATCCCTTCTTCAAGAAATTCTTCGACAACCGCGACCGGGACGATGACGACGAGGAGTCCAGCCTTGGCTCGGGCGTGATCGTGTCGGCGCAGGGCTACATCCTGACCAACAACCACGTGGTCGAGGGCGCCGACGAAATCGAGGTGGTGCTGGCCGATGGCCGCAAGGCTGCCGCCAAGCTGGTCGGCACCGATCCGGAGACCGACCTGGCCGTCATCAAGATCACGCTCGACAAGCTGCCGGTGATCGTGCTGGGCCAGGCCGAGCAGGCCCAGGTGGGCGATGTGGTGCTGGCCATCGGCAATCCGTTCGGCGTCGGCCAGACGGTCACCATGGGCATCATTTCCGCGCTGGGCCGCAACAACCTGCACATCAACCACTTCGAGAATTTTATTCAGACCGACGCCGCGATCAACTTCGGCAACTCGGGCGGCGCGCTGGTCGATGCCGGCGGCAACCTGCTGGGCATCAATTCGGCGATTTATTCGCAGACCGGCGGCTCGGTGGGGATTGGCTTTGCGATTCCGGTGTCGACCGCCAAGAACGTGATGGAAGCCATTATCAAGACCGGCCACGTGGTGCGCGGCTGGATCGGCGTGGAAAGCCAGGAAATCACGCCCGAGCTGGCCGCCAGTTTCGGCCTGCAGCGCCAGAGCGGCGCCATCATCGCCGGCGTGGTGCGCAACGGCCCGGCCGACAAGGGCGGCATCCGCCCCGGCGACATCCTGCTGTCGGTGGACGGCAAGCCGGTGGCCGACACCAACAGCATGCTCAATCTCATCGCTCAGCTGGCGCCGGGCGGAAAAGCTAAAATGACGGTCCTGCGCAAGAGCAAAGAAACCACGCTCGACATCACGGTCGGCAAGCGCCCGCCCAATACGAAATAA
- a CDS encoding DUF2461 domain-containing protein yields the protein MHLRDLTQYLRELADNNNRPWFIMNKPRYDILREEFLDVVTQMIAELGKFDPQVKFSNPKKAMFRINRDVRFAHDKSPYKTRFSAAVAPNDMRRPSKAGGPTYYMQIDGSGRMLFGAGEYMPPPHRLKALRQHMVEDAAGFRKVLKNKKLVATFGDIQNEGKLMRPPKGFDPEHEHIEYIKLKSFFIWTEIDLPLNQPEKLVPILAAGLKDAYPLVQWMREAKEEPVEEA from the coding sequence ATGCATCTGCGTGACCTGACCCAATACCTGCGCGAGCTGGCGGACAACAACAACCGTCCGTGGTTCATCATGAACAAGCCGCGCTATGACATCCTGCGCGAAGAATTCCTGGACGTGGTGACGCAAATGATTGCCGAGCTGGGCAAGTTTGACCCGCAGGTCAAGTTCAGCAATCCGAAGAAGGCGATGTTCCGCATCAACCGCGACGTGCGCTTTGCGCATGACAAGAGCCCGTACAAGACGCGGTTTTCGGCGGCGGTGGCGCCCAACGACATGCGCCGTCCGAGCAAGGCCGGCGGGCCGACCTACTACATGCAGATCGACGGCAGCGGCCGTATGCTGTTCGGCGCCGGCGAATACATGCCGCCGCCGCACCGGCTCAAAGCGCTGCGCCAGCATATGGTGGAGGACGCGGCCGGCTTTCGCAAGGTGCTGAAGAACAAGAAGCTGGTGGCGACGTTTGGCGACATCCAGAACGAAGGCAAGCTGATGCGTCCGCCCAAGGGTTTCGATCCGGAGCATGAGCACATCGAGTACATCAAGCTGAAGAGTTTTTTCATCTGGACCGAGATCGACCTGCCGCTGAACCAGCCGGAAAAGCTGGTCCCCATCCTGGCCGCCGGCCTCAAGGACGCCTACCCGCTGGTGCAGTGGATGCGCGAGGCGAAGGAAGAGCCGGTCGAAGAAGCGTAA